The Syngnathus typhle isolate RoL2023-S1 ecotype Sweden linkage group LG6, RoL_Styp_1.0, whole genome shotgun sequence genome has a window encoding:
- the foxl2a gene encoding forkhead box protein L2a: MMATYQNPDDDAMALMIHDSNTAKEKERPKEEPVQEKVAEKPDPSQKPPYSYVALIAMAIRESSEKRLTLSGIYQYIISKFPFYEKNKKGWQNSIRHNLSLNECFIKVPREGGGERKGNYWTLDPACEDMFEKGNYRRRRRMKRPFRPPPTHFQPGKSLFGADGYGYLSPPKYLQSSFMNNSWSLGQPPTPMPYTSCQMASGNVSPVKALSAPASYNPYSRVQSMALPGMVNSYNGMSHHHHPAHPHHSQQLSPATAAPPPVSAGNGAGLQFACSRQPAELSMMHCSYWEHESKHSALHTRIDI; encoded by the coding sequence ATGATGGCCACTTACCAAAACCCGGACGATGACGCAATGGCATTGATGATCCACGATAGCAACACCGCGAAGGAGAAAGAGCGGCCCAAAGAAGAGCCGGTCCAGGAAAAAGTCGCGGAGAAGCCGGATCCGTCTCAGAAACCTCCGTATTCCTATGTGGCCCTCATTGCGATGGCCATAAGGGAGAGCTCCGAGAAGCGGCTTACTTTGTCTGGTATTTACCAGTACATCATCAGTAAGTTTCCATTctatgagaaaaacaaaaagggctGGCAGAACAGTATCCGGCACAACCTGAGTCTCAACGAGTGCTTCATCAAGGTTCCGCGGGAGGGCGGCGGGGAAAGGAAGGGCAACTACTGGACCCTCGACCCGGCTTGCGAGGACATGTTCGAGAAGGGCAACTACCGAAGGCGCCGCCGAATGAAGCGACCGTTCCGGCCGCCGCCCACGCACTTTCAGCCGGGGAAGTCCTTGTTTGGAGCGGACGGCTATGGCTATCTGTCTCCACCCAAGTACCTGCAGTCCAGCTTCATGAATAACTCGTGGTCGCTGGGCCAGCCGCCCACCCCGATGCCCTACACGTCCTGTCAGATGGCCAGCGGAAATGTGAGCCCGGTCAAGGCTCTGTCCGCCCCTGCCTCCTACAACCCCTACTCGCGGGTGCAGAGCATGGCGCTCCCGGGGATGGTGAACTCTTACAACGGCAtgagccaccaccaccacccggcCCACCCGCACCACTCTCAGCAGCTGAGCCCGGCCACCGCCGCGCCGCCCCCAGTCTCGGCCGGCAACGGGGCCGGCCTTCAGTTCGCTTGCTCCCGTCAGCCCGCGGAGCTGTCCATGATGCACTGCTCGTATTGGGAACACGAGAGCAAACACTCTGCCTTGCACACGAGGATTGATATTTAA